From Bombina bombina isolate aBomBom1 chromosome 1, aBomBom1.pri, whole genome shotgun sequence:
agagtggctctctctgcatcggatgctttctaaagggtattgcaggatgcctcaatatcgaggcatcactgcaataccctgagagctgctggaagcgattgcgatcgcttccagcactctcttagacaagtgacgtaccaggtacgtccattgtcactaactgcaagtttttgcaggacgtacctggtacgtcacttgtcattaaggggttaaaacagatTTTGCACAAacaaactttttaaatttaaatcagcagGAAATTCTTGTTCATGTGCAACTAAAGCTACTGTATAAATGTTCGTTGTCAAAAGTAGACAAAAGTAGGTTTCTGTAGAACagatgttttgttttgttattttattaacaaCAAATGCAATATACCTTCCTTTAGATGTAAACGACTACTGTTCTACTTTAATATAATTGAAGTGCCATATTATAGGCATGCTCATAAGTGTGATGCTGAAAAATGCGTGAAAAGTGTGACATTGGATGAAAAATCTATTGcgtattttttttagaaaagaatGTCCAGTTTACTTTATAATGTAAACAGTACTGTGTGGCACTAAACCTAAGTACTCATACTTTTTGTTTTATTACCATCACAGGTTCTGGCAAACTTgtatatttaaacatgttaaaactaATTTATACCTGAAATAAGCTTACATAAAAGCCATTTTGTATTAAAAATGATACAGCTTATACTAATGCTCATAAGAACAATGACCACAACTCTACTGGTTAAGAGACACATATCTCTTCATTATAATAATAAAGTTGTGGTCTGTTCAGGAGAAAATAAAAAGCAGGGTCGATAAAAatcaattattcaaaaaaatatcagattttttttatttgtcggatttgtttttaatttatattggattttctttttaataaaatgctttCTACCTAAGACACATTATACTCCAAAGGTTACTCAGCCTGAAATAAGGGTTCATTTTTAATGTAGTTAATGTAGCATGAGGCTATATATTTATGGCTGCAATGTTTACATTTCATCTGGTTGTAAATATTAAGAATGAGGCTTTATCAAgttttactgactagtgatttaaattgtgattttaatCGATTTGATTTGAATTAAATCCACCCTTTCTGAAAGGCATCAATGTCtctctaaagcagtgctttccaaactgtgtcgtgacacattagtgtgtcagcggtagtgtgtaggtgtgtacctgtttcagcacaaattttttggaattttaaaattcttcttaaattttttttggtttccgacattCCTGCTACGCAAATCACATGGTTGacttgacacgtgattgatacctagtgagtcacagatcatcttaacctattggcaccgCATAGCGGGAacagaaactattcccattggtggcacattggctcctgactgcacgtgtagtctcctcaatcggcttgtgactgcatgtgtagtcagtgagtgggacagcagtgtgtttgcagcgcaggcttaaatgctgagctaaagtcagaagtcaaagtggttttttttttggagctagcttccagtagtaaattgctgctcctgctcttgatatatggataggaagtagaagcttaaaaatgcttgatgataaaatgcgagtgtctttatctaatatttcactAAATatccagaaactgtgttcatcccatcaacctcatacatcccattaaaatagtaagtagctattggtgttattaaactttttttttaattcttgcacatacttactgttacttgtaaatacatttcattattatataatttatgtatgtgtccgtatctcttaaaacaagttagtttaacctcctgttttctAGTACAAcgttaattactgtgtcgcaaaaattatgtaggtctaaaaagtgtgtcaccaacatgaagttTGGAATGCTCTGCTCTAAAGTAAAGAAATAAGTAACAATTGGCCTTGTTCTcagatatattttaaaaactaaccTTTGTTTCTTTTTCTAGGATGATTCGCTTGGTTTATGTTCTGGGATCACTGTTCCTTCTCTATGGACTCTTACTCCCAGGCACAGAAGGGAAGAAAAAGGTCCGTGGATCCCAAGGAGCCATTCCACCTCCTGACAAAGGCCAACCCAATGACTCTGAGCAAAGCCAAGGACAAACGATTGTTGGGGGCAGAGGAAAAACTAAAGGACAGGCATTGGCAGGCGAGGAAGTTCTGGAGTCTAGTCAGGAGGCTCTCCATGTCACAGAGCGCAAGTATTTGAAGAGAGACTGGTGCAAGACACAGCCTCTAAAGCAAACCATCCATGAAGAGGGATGCAATAGCCGCACTATCATCAACAGGTTTTGCTATGGACAGTGCAATTCCTTCTACATCCCCAGACATATTCGCAAGGAAGAGGGCTCCTTCCAGTCCTGCTCCTTCTGTAAGCCCAAAAAGTTCACTACCATGGTGGTGACCCTCAACTGCCCTGAGTTGCAGCCTCCTAACAAGAAGAAAAGAATCACGCGAGTTAAGCAATGTCGCTGCATCTCAATAGACCTGGATTAACTGTGACCCCAGTGGATAGGAAAACTAGTGGTAAAGCACCTGTTCTGTGTGCACTGAGAGGAATTGTCACGTTGTGATCTTGGTATAGTTTTGTCTCAGCACTTACTCTCATCATCAAAATATGACTTTCCTCGTCGGGCTTTACTAACACACACATTCTTATAAACAAGAACTGATTCCTTCCCCTATTGGAGCTTCACATGATCTAAGTTGGGGAAGTCTAAAGAGTACAAAATGTCCAAGAATAAAcgttgtatgtaaatatataaattatttattcacGGTTATGTGTTTATGATGCAGGGGTGAACAAGGGATGACTACTTGTGTACAAAAAAGAAACCTCTTATAATCCGACTGAATTAATTGGGAAATGGTGCAGTTTTCAAACGATGAACAAAAATATGAACAGAATTTGTATAAAAATGTGATATAAGTGAATTCTGAGGCAATTTAACATTGTTTAGAGCACatttatgttataaaatataataaataatttcttatgCCCTCTTTGTACCACTGTGGCTGTTTGTCAGATGTTCATCAGACACAAGTATAGGAGCAACTGGGAATATGCTTGTGAACCTAATTAAATCATGCACATATTACCCTAAACCAGGGGTTCCCATCTTCTATTTCTTTGGGACACTCAAGTATTTTTGAAACATAGAAGATGCTCATTATTTACGACACACAGTGGACAATAAGTCAATATAACAATACTAACAATACAAAATTATaagaattaaaaaagtaatcattagcgctacggaatctgttggcgctctacaaatacctgataataatcaaTAATATTGCACAAGTAATGTCacaaaatccttttttttaaaaaaaaaaaaaaaaaaaaaagttataaagtctTAATAACCATAGGCTTACACCCTTGATATCCAGAACCTTACCAACAGCTCCCAATAAAAAGCCTGACTCAAATAGTGGCATTTGTTAAAAGATCATGGTTTAATTCATTTGAAAAAGTCATATCATTGCCTTTATGGCATAATTATGAGTTATAATTCAACACAAGAACAACAATGCACCAGCACTGAAAGAAACTAGCATCCTGCACTACTAATGTGGGAGCTGACTAGTGACAGGAGGGGAGCCAGTGGACTAAAAAGGTCAACTGGCTGACCAACAGACCTGGCATGCTCTTCATGCTCTTCCCTCAGCATCAAGTCATCTGCTAACCAGGCCACAATGCCACCACATACAGTTGCTTCTTTTTGACAATTACAACTCAAAACTATGTTTAAAAGATTTCACTAGCTTTGACCTATAAACCACAAGCCAGCTGCATTTCTGCCAGgtttttaccttaatgtgctcCCTTCCTTTTTagacagtattttattattattattattatcggttatttgtagagcaccaacagattccgcagtgctataaacaaagggggagtacaacaaaacaattatagggatcaaatgggtagagggccctgccaagagttgcactgttgtagtcagctc
This genomic window contains:
- the GREM1 gene encoding gremlin-1, producing MIRLVYVLGSLFLLYGLLLPGTEGKKKVRGSQGAIPPPDKGQPNDSEQSQGQTIVGGRGKTKGQALAGEEVLESSQEALHVTERKYLKRDWCKTQPLKQTIHEEGCNSRTIINRFCYGQCNSFYIPRHIRKEEGSFQSCSFCKPKKFTTMVVTLNCPELQPPNKKKRITRVKQCRCISIDLD